A window of Methanobrevibacter sp. genomic DNA:
ACAGTTTTGATAGGGTCAAATATGCCATTTCCGCACATAAGATTGCATTAGGCAATTTGGAGGAATATGCCAAAATAAGATGCAGCGAATGCAAGAAATCCTATAGGGTAAGCAGTTACCTGGAAAGGGGAAAGACATGCAAGTGCGGTTCCAATGATTTCGAATTTAAGATTAATCACTCAGGCGTTCATAGGCTTGAGATAATTCCTTATTTACCATTGTCAGGTAATTACATGGTCCTGATGTCCGGTTTGTCCAGTTGGGGAAGGGAATCCTTTAAAAGGGTTCTAAACATCTTAAAGCAACAGAGAAGAGGGGTTGTAAAGACAGTCACCCCTATTGTCAAATATAAGGAAAACGGAAGGACAATCACCAAAAGGGTTCCTCTCGACAGTGAATTCGCAGACAGCTATGAGGATGAGCTTAGGAGAAGGTTCGGCAAGGGTGTCCGCATAGAAAGATTGGAATTCAGGAGGACCAAGCCTACAATCATCAACGATAAGCATACCTGCACAAATTTGGCTTTGGCTTATGTAAAGCATGCAGAGGATATTGTTGAACGCCATGGTGAAGCTATTTTTGAAGACAAGATTAAGGATATGAACAATCTTAAGATCTATGATGAAATCATCTACTCCGTTAATTTGGAAAAGCCTGAATTTATAGATTCAAGTGATTTGGAGGATTGGAGAAGCGATAAGATTGATAGGACTCTTGAGGAATTGGGATTGATTGACAAGTTCGGCAATTTGGATAGGAGCCTTAAGAAAGATTTGAAGGAAAGGGAAAAGATCAAGACAAAGATCTTTGCAGACATTGCACCTACATTGATATTGTGGGACATTTCCAAATACTATCTATGCACTTCCCAAGACAGGCGTCAGCGTTATGGTTCACCTTTCCCATATATCCGTGGAGACATTGACAGGCAACAGCGTAAGGTATTCCAGAATCCCCACAATCAAGTTGTGGACCTTTTAAGGGAAAAGGAGAAGGAACATATCTTGGCGGTTGATGAAATGGATTTGTTGCTTCATAAGAAATTCAAGTTTGAAAGCAGAATAAAGAACCTGAACATCAAGTTGAATTATGCCGCAGTGGGTCCTGCAATTGTGTTCACCAATTCCAACTATAGCATTAAGGAAGTTTCCTATGCATTCAAAGTAGGCGAAAAGAGCATCAAGCGTGAAATAAATAATATGAAAAGTATTAGAAAGCCTAATACAAAACGTTCCAGAGACTTTATTGATTTGGTGAAGAATAAATCTTGATTTGTATTTGCTATTGTATATTTTATAATTCGTTTTTTATAATTCAAACTTAAAAAGGTGTTTTTCATGGCTGAAGACTTTGATGAATTCGAAGAATTTCCTGAGGATTATGATGATTTTGATGATTATCAGGATTTTGAGGATTTTGAAGACTTTGACGATGAAGATGATAACTTCGAAGATCTTGATGACATTGATTTCGACAATTTGGATTCCCAGTCTAAGGAAGAGTTGGACATCTTTGACGAAAGACCTTTGGAAACCGATTCAAGATATGACATCAATGCGGTTGAGGTTCATATCTCAACACAGCTCACATCACAAAAGATCATTGAATTGATGGACACCTATCCTTCATTAAAGAGAATCACCTGTCCTCAAAGCATTTATAATAGGATTTCCCCTACTTATATCAAGGCTTTGGATAATTTGGGGGTGTCCGTTGAAGTGAAATATAATTGGGGAAAAAGGAAATATTCAAAAAATCA
This region includes:
- a CDS encoding DUF530 domain-containing protein, with translation MDESLMITESEKFLNQIEKEKLDLTNLKKDFKDLESFLEIYELLKGNLDKLQEMKESMDESGYTAPFRSLNRYGSRASDDVDYEELGEISRHTQIFRNRASAKKNSFDRVKYAISAHKIALGNLEEYAKIRCSECKKSYRVSSYLERGKTCKCGSNDFEFKINHSGVHRLEIIPYLPLSGNYMVLMSGLSSWGRESFKRVLNILKQQRRGVVKTVTPIVKYKENGRTITKRVPLDSEFADSYEDELRRRFGKGVRIERLEFRRTKPTIINDKHTCTNLALAYVKHAEDIVERHGEAIFEDKIKDMNNLKIYDEIIYSVNLEKPEFIDSSDLEDWRSDKIDRTLEELGLIDKFGNLDRSLKKDLKEREKIKTKIFADIAPTLILWDISKYYLCTSQDRRQRYGSPFPYIRGDIDRQQRKVFQNPHNQVVDLLREKEKEHILAVDEMDLLLHKKFKFESRIKNLNIKLNYAAVGPAIVFTNSNYSIKEVSYAFKVGEKSIKREINNMKSIRKPNTKRSRDFIDLVKNKS